In Helianthus annuus cultivar XRQ/B chromosome 9, HanXRQr2.0-SUNRISE, whole genome shotgun sequence, the following are encoded in one genomic region:
- the LOC110876683 gene encoding uncharacterized protein LOC110876683 — MRKRKSFQGTYDDAITKEPLGASSITQPLPDKQTLELIIVTLQRNDIYEIFAEPVDLKRERDAFQLSGTIFFRQAHGIDKLPKRVFHVLRTNPENFESEFSGSRRRSCRRSQDEIHEFNSNFSSKASEKTSISSNCLSRISFNKQSSSLNPSFILQA; from the exons ATGAGGAAAAGAAAGAGTTTCCAGGGTACATATGATGATGCAATCACGAAAGAACCGTTGGGAGCATCGTCTATCACTCAGCCATTGCCTGATAAACAAACATTAGAGCTCATTATCGTCACGCTGCAAAG GAATGATATATATGAGATATTTGCTGAACCAGTTGACCTGAAGAG GGAACGCGATGCATTTCAACTTTCGGGTACTATTTTCTTCAGACAG GCTCATGGAATAGATAAACTACCCAAGAGAGTTTTCCATGTCCTAAGAACAAATCCAGAAAACTTTGAGTCGGAATTCTCAGGAAGTAGGCGTAGATCTTGCAGGAGATCGCAGGATGAAATTCACGAGTTCAACAGCAATTTTTCCTCAAAAGCTTCTGAAAAGACGAGTATTTCGTCTAATTGTCTAAGTCGGATCTCATTCAATAAACAAAGCTCAAGCTTGAACCCGAGCTTCATACTTCAAGCTTAA